A genomic segment from Sphingomonas astaxanthinifaciens DSM 22298 encodes:
- a CDS encoding DUF1489 family protein: MPLHLTKVAVGCRTIESLEKRFATRANGGEVRVVTRMRPKRMAELLEGGALYWIVKHRIIACAAILRFEDRSDGRLDIVCSEQLQAVPPLPKRAHQGWRYLAHEDAPKPGDNDDTGLSLLPPGLYGRLSALALL; the protein is encoded by the coding sequence GTGCCACTCCATCTCACCAAGGTCGCGGTCGGTTGCCGGACGATCGAGTCGCTCGAAAAGCGATTCGCGACCCGTGCGAACGGGGGCGAGGTGCGGGTGGTCACCCGGATGCGGCCCAAGCGCATGGCCGAACTGCTCGAGGGCGGCGCGCTCTACTGGATCGTCAAGCACCGGATCATCGCCTGCGCGGCGATCCTGCGCTTCGAGGACCGGTCCGACGGCCGGCTCGACATCGTCTGTTCGGAGCAATTGCAGGCGGTCCCGCCGCTGCCCAAGCGCGCGCACCAGGGCTGGCGCTACCTTGCCCACGAGGATGCGCCGAAGCCCGGCGACAATGATGACACGGGGCTCAGCCTGCTCCCGCCCGGGCTCTACGGACGGCTGTCGGCGCTGGCCTTGCTCTAG
- a CDS encoding CDC48 family AAA ATPase, producing MADVETEIRRLQVANLPPADSGRGIARVPTTIMDQLGLQDGDVIEIVGKRSTPARAIRPYGDDEGLDIIRLDGLQRANAGVGSGDFVEVRRAASKAATRVVFAPAQNNVRLQGSAEALKRSFAGRPLTAGDTVATAGHQRVNADMPDHVRQLLNAPAFALQEVRLSVIATTPRGIVHIDRDTVVELLPEYTEQHGERRADVTYDDLGGMRDTIDALREMVELPLRHPELFQRLGVDPPKGVLLHGPPGTGKTRLARAVANESDAQFFHIAGPEIMGSAYGESEKRLREIFEEASQAAPSIIFIDEIDSIAPKRDQVSGEAEKRLVAQLLTLMDGLEPRQNLVVIAATNRPEAIDEALRRPGRFDREIVVGVPDETGRREILGIHTRGMPLADGVDLDELAKRTYGFVGADLAALTREAALEAVRRIMPEINLADGTIPTEILDRLSVLASDFDNALKRVQPSAMREVMVQVPTIGWDDVGGLEQAAAKLKEGVELPLKHPDAFRRLGIRPAKGFLLYGPPGTGKTLLAKAAARESQANFISTKSSDLLSKWYGESEQQIARLFARARQVAPTVIFIDELDSLVPARGGGFGEPQVTERVVNTILAEMDGLEELQGVVLIGATNRPNLIDPALLRPGRLDELVYVGPPDVAGRRRILAIHTKSMPLAADVDLEALARRTERFTGADLEDLTRRAGLTALRRDLGNAEVGMADFEEALKETRASVTPEMLAEYERIQDTLKSDAVRPDRGGIGFVSPGMLQPKAGGKS from the coding sequence ATGGCCGACGTCGAGACTGAAATCCGCCGCCTACAGGTGGCCAACCTGCCACCGGCGGACAGCGGGCGTGGAATCGCCCGGGTCCCGACGACGATCATGGACCAGCTCGGCCTCCAGGACGGCGACGTGATCGAGATCGTCGGCAAGCGCTCGACCCCGGCGCGCGCGATCCGGCCCTATGGCGACGACGAAGGACTCGACATCATCCGCCTCGACGGCCTCCAGCGCGCCAATGCGGGGGTCGGCTCGGGCGATTTCGTCGAAGTCCGCCGCGCCGCCTCCAAGGCCGCCACCCGCGTGGTCTTCGCCCCCGCCCAGAACAATGTCCGGCTGCAGGGCTCGGCCGAGGCGCTGAAGCGCAGCTTCGCCGGGCGGCCGCTGACCGCGGGCGACACCGTCGCCACCGCCGGTCATCAGCGGGTCAATGCCGACATGCCCGACCATGTCCGCCAGCTTCTGAACGCGCCCGCCTTCGCGCTTCAGGAAGTACGCCTGTCGGTGATCGCCACCACCCCGCGCGGGATCGTCCACATCGACCGCGACACGGTGGTCGAACTGCTACCCGAATATACCGAGCAGCATGGCGAGCGCCGCGCCGACGTTACCTATGACGATCTTGGCGGGATGCGCGACACGATCGACGCGCTGCGCGAGATGGTCGAGCTTCCGCTCCGTCATCCCGAGCTGTTCCAGCGCCTCGGCGTCGATCCGCCCAAGGGCGTGCTGCTGCACGGCCCGCCCGGCACCGGCAAGACCCGGCTGGCGCGCGCGGTCGCCAACGAGAGCGACGCGCAATTCTTCCATATCGCGGGCCCCGAGATCATGGGCTCGGCCTATGGCGAATCCGAAAAGCGCCTGCGCGAGATCTTCGAGGAAGCGAGCCAGGCCGCGCCGTCGATCATCTTCATCGACGAGATCGACTCGATCGCGCCCAAGCGCGACCAGGTCTCGGGCGAGGCCGAGAAGCGCCTCGTCGCGCAGCTGCTGACGCTGATGGACGGCCTCGAGCCGCGCCAGAATCTCGTCGTCATCGCCGCCACCAACCGCCCCGAGGCGATCGACGAGGCGCTTCGCCGACCGGGCCGCTTCGACCGCGAGATCGTGGTCGGCGTGCCCGACGAGACCGGCCGCCGCGAGATCCTCGGCATCCACACCCGCGGCATGCCGCTGGCCGACGGGGTCGACCTCGACGAGCTGGCCAAGCGCACCTACGGCTTCGTCGGTGCCGACCTCGCCGCGCTGACCCGCGAGGCCGCGCTCGAGGCGGTCCGGCGGATCATGCCCGAGATCAACCTCGCCGACGGGACCATCCCGACCGAGATTCTCGACCGCCTGAGCGTGCTCGCTAGCGACTTCGACAATGCGCTAAAGCGGGTCCAGCCCTCGGCGATGCGCGAGGTGATGGTGCAGGTCCCGACCATCGGCTGGGACGATGTCGGCGGGCTCGAACAGGCCGCCGCCAAGCTCAAGGAAGGGGTGGAGCTTCCCCTGAAGCATCCCGACGCCTTCCGCCGGCTCGGCATCCGCCCGGCCAAGGGCTTCCTGCTCTATGGCCCGCCGGGCACCGGCAAGACGCTGCTGGCCAAGGCCGCGGCGCGCGAAAGCCAGGCGAACTTCATCTCGACCAAGAGCTCGGACCTCCTCTCCAAATGGTATGGCGAGAGCGAGCAGCAGATCGCGCGGCTGTTCGCCCGCGCCCGCCAGGTCGCGCCGACCGTCATCTTCATCGACGAACTCGACAGCCTGGTCCCCGCGCGCGGCGGCGGCTTTGGCGAGCCGCAGGTGACCGAGCGGGTGGTGAACACCATCCTTGCCGAGATGGACGGATTGGAGGAACTGCAGGGCGTGGTGCTGATCGGCGCCACCAACCGGCCGAACCTCATCGACCCCGCGCTTCTCCGGCCGGGCCGGCTCGATGAACTCGTCTATGTCGGGCCGCCCGATGTCGCCGGGCGCCGGCGGATCCTCGCGATCCACACAAAGTCGATGCCGCTTGCCGCCGACGTCGATCTCGAGGCGCTGGCGCGGCGGACCGAGCGGTTCACCGGGGCCGACCTCGAGGACCTCACTCGCCGGGCCGGCCTGACCGCGCTTCGCCGCGATCTCGGCAATGCGGAGGTGGGCATGGCCGACTTCGAGGAGGCGCTGAAGGAAACCCGCGCTTCGGTCACGCCCGAGATGCTCGCCGAATATGAGCGGATCCAGGACACGCTGAAGAGCGATGCGGTGCGTCCGGATCGCGGCGGGATCGGCTTCGTCTCCCCGGGGATGCTGCAGCCCAAGGCGGGCGGCAAGTCCTAG
- a CDS encoding phospholipase D-like domain-containing protein: MPTPAIASDAPPPITAEIAGTRLTLIEHGSDRLRLLLNMIDRAERSVRLLFYMMDGDAVGEAVRDALVRAARRGCDVRLLLDGFGSDIPSGFLDPLHEVGGQSCLFHPRIGARYLLRNHQKLVVIDDSEGLTGGANLTVDYMSDHSESRWRDLWIHVDGPAIRPAARYFDAVQRWTISPRPRLRELRRLLHRFSQHKGPLQWQYSGPVRRFHPWTVGVARELIVAQRLDMISAYFAPPFAMLRRLWRLGDRGEVRIVTAAKSDNSATIAAARFTYRRLLRHRVRMFEYQPEKLHTKLLIIDDVVHIGSANFDFRSLYLNLEIMLRVEDAGFAQAMRGYFERQLADCQEITPALHRARATWWKRIKWALSNFLVTAVDYTVTRRLNFGAER; encoded by the coding sequence GTGCCCACCCCCGCGATCGCCTCCGACGCCCCGCCGCCGATCACGGCCGAGATTGCGGGCACCCGCCTGACCCTGATCGAGCATGGCTCCGACCGGCTGCGGCTGCTGCTCAACATGATCGACCGGGCCGAGCGGAGCGTCCGCCTCCTCTTCTACATGATGGATGGCGACGCGGTCGGCGAGGCGGTGCGCGACGCCCTGGTCCGTGCGGCCCGGCGCGGCTGCGACGTCAGGCTGCTGCTCGACGGCTTCGGCTCGGACATTCCGTCGGGTTTCCTCGACCCGCTCCACGAGGTCGGAGGCCAGAGCTGCCTGTTCCACCCACGGATCGGCGCGCGCTACCTCCTGCGCAATCACCAGAAGCTGGTGGTCATCGACGATTCCGAAGGCCTCACCGGCGGGGCAAACCTCACGGTCGACTATATGAGCGACCACAGCGAGAGCCGCTGGCGCGACCTGTGGATCCATGTCGACGGGCCGGCGATCCGGCCGGCGGCGCGTTATTTCGATGCCGTGCAGCGATGGACCATTTCGCCGAGGCCGCGGCTGCGCGAACTGCGCCGGCTGCTCCATCGCTTCTCGCAGCACAAGGGGCCGCTGCAGTGGCAATATTCGGGCCCCGTGCGCCGCTTCCATCCCTGGACGGTCGGGGTCGCGCGCGAGCTGATCGTGGCGCAGCGGCTGGACATGATCTCGGCCTATTTCGCCCCGCCCTTCGCCATGCTGCGCCGGCTGTGGCGTCTCGGCGACCGAGGGGAGGTCCGGATCGTCACGGCCGCCAAGTCGGACAATAGCGCCACCATCGCCGCGGCGCGCTTCACCTATCGCCGCCTGCTGCGGCACCGGGTGAGGATGTTCGAATATCAGCCGGAGAAACTGCACACCAAGCTGCTGATCATCGACGACGTCGTCCACATCGGCTCGGCCAATTTCGATTTCCGGAGCCTTTATCTCAATCTCGAGATCATGCTGCGGGTCGAGGATGCCGGCTTCGCGCAGGCGATGCGCGGCTATTTCGAACGTCAGTTGGCCGACTGCCAGGAGATCACTCCCGCGCTCCACCGGGCCCGCGCGACCTGGTGGAAGAGGATCAAATGGGCGCTCAGCAATTTCCTGGTGACGGCAGTGGACTATACCGTCACCCGCCGCCTCAATTTCGGGGCCGAGCGCTAG
- a CDS encoding class I SAM-dependent methyltransferase, which translates to MQATTARALKERRRLARRQRTGSERLAFLRGFIRHPVMVGSIIPSSQRLIDKMLAPVDWESTQLFVEYGPGVGTFTRVILERLPENAKLLTIDTNPEFTAYLKASIDDPRLIAVTGSAADVEKILSDRGLPDADYIVSGLPFSTLPPGVGDTIGAATARAIRPGGAFLVYQFSPKVRDFIAPFFDRLDRGFEWFNVPPATLFWAWRDEA; encoded by the coding sequence ATGCAAGCCACCACTGCCCGCGCGCTCAAGGAACGGCGTCGGCTCGCCCGCCGTCAGCGGACCGGGTCGGAACGGCTCGCCTTCCTTCGTGGCTTCATCCGCCATCCGGTGATGGTCGGCTCGATCATCCCTTCCTCGCAGCGGCTGATCGACAAGATGCTAGCCCCGGTGGACTGGGAATCGACTCAGCTGTTCGTCGAATATGGCCCCGGCGTCGGCACCTTCACCCGCGTCATCCTCGAGCGCTTGCCTGAGAACGCCAAGCTGCTGACGATCGACACGAACCCCGAATTTACGGCCTATCTCAAGGCAAGCATCGACGACCCGCGGCTGATCGCGGTCACCGGCAGCGCCGCCGACGTCGAAAAGATCCTGTCCGATCGCGGCCTGCCCGATGCCGACTATATCGTCTCCGGCCTGCCCTTCTCGACGCTCCCGCCGGGTGTCGGCGACACGATTGGCGCCGCGACCGCGCGCGCGATCCGTCCGGGCGGCGCGTTCCTCGTCTATCAGTTCAGCCCCAAGGTCCGCGACTTCATCGCGCCCTTCTTCGATCGGCTCGACCGCGGGTTCGAATGGTTCAACGTGCCGCCCGCGACCCTGTTCTGGGCCTGGCGCGATGAGGCCTAG
- a CDS encoding GIN domain-containing protein yields MTRHLALFLLAASTPLSAAGLPRTFTVTSFDRIRMEAPYAVTLTTGRAPSARAEGSPQALDAIDLRVEGTTLILRQRSGFGSDGSGSPVRIMLSTPSLRTALMVGAGSLAIDRMDGLSVDLAMQGSGVLSVGRIAADKVNAAAQGSGKLSLAGTAKMASYLNRGTASLAADALAADEVVLSADGAGDAAIQARREAKITAAGPVQVRVSGEPACIVKAIGSAMVSGCRVTR; encoded by the coding sequence ATGACCCGCCACCTCGCCCTCTTCCTGCTCGCCGCCTCGACCCCGCTGAGCGCGGCCGGGCTCCCGCGGACCTTCACCGTGACCAGCTTCGACCGGATCCGGATGGAAGCACCCTATGCGGTGACGCTTACCACCGGCCGCGCGCCCTCGGCCCGCGCCGAAGGCAGCCCGCAGGCGCTCGACGCGATCGACCTTAGGGTCGAGGGCACCACGCTCATCCTGCGCCAGCGCAGCGGGTTCGGGAGCGACGGCAGCGGGTCCCCGGTGCGGATCATGCTCTCGACTCCCAGCCTCCGGACCGCGCTGATGGTCGGTGCCGGAAGCCTTGCCATCGACCGGATGGACGGGCTCTCGGTCGATCTCGCGATGCAGGGGTCGGGGGTGCTGAGCGTCGGCCGGATCGCCGCCGACAAGGTCAATGCCGCCGCGCAGGGCAGCGGCAAGCTGTCGCTCGCGGGCACCGCCAAAATGGCGAGCTACCTCAATCGCGGAACGGCCTCGCTCGCCGCTGATGCGCTCGCGGCCGACGAAGTCGTCCTCTCGGCCGACGGCGCGGGCGATGCCGCCATCCAGGCGCGGCGCGAGGCCAAAATCACCGCCGCGGGGCCGGTCCAGGTCCGCGTCTCGGGCGAGCCGGCCTGCATCGTCAAGGCGATCGGCTCGGCGATGGTCAGCGGCTGCCGGGTGACCCGCTAG
- a CDS encoding SDR family NAD(P)-dependent oxidoreductase, with product MTAPVVLITGASAGLGVDFARQLSAQGSRLVLVARRRDRLDALAAELGNARAVAIDLSEAGAAERLLADLAAHDEHVDCLVNNAGFGLRGRVAEQDGPRLRQMIDLNCGVLTELTRAVLPGMIERERGGILNVASTAAFQPGPGMAVYFATKAFVMSFTEALHEEVRGTGVHVTALCPGPTATEFGAVAGFETKPGDMFDKMSAQSGPVVAAGLAALSANRAIEIPGAANKIGAQGARFLPRSVIRRIAGVLK from the coding sequence ATGACCGCACCAGTTGTCCTCATCACCGGCGCTTCGGCGGGCCTGGGCGTCGATTTCGCCCGGCAACTGTCGGCCCAGGGATCGCGGCTGGTGCTGGTCGCGCGGCGCCGCGACCGGCTCGACGCGCTCGCGGCCGAGCTCGGCAATGCCCGCGCGGTCGCGATCGACCTCTCCGAGGCTGGCGCGGCCGAGCGGCTGCTGGCCGACCTCGCCGCCCATGACGAGCACGTCGACTGCCTCGTCAACAATGCGGGCTTCGGGCTTCGCGGCCGGGTCGCCGAGCAGGACGGTCCGCGCCTGCGCCAGATGATCGACCTCAATTGCGGTGTGCTGACCGAGCTCACCCGCGCAGTCCTTCCCGGGATGATCGAGCGCGAGCGCGGCGGGATCCTCAACGTCGCCTCGACCGCCGCCTTCCAGCCGGGCCCCGGCATGGCAGTCTATTTCGCGACCAAGGCCTTTGTCATGAGCTTCACCGAGGCGCTGCACGAGGAGGTGCGCGGCACGGGCGTCCACGTCACCGCGCTCTGCCCGGGCCCGACCGCCACCGAATTCGGCGCGGTCGCCGGGTTCGAGACCAAGCCCGGCGACATGTTCGACAAGATGTCGGCCCAATCCGGGCCGGTGGTCGCCGCCGGCCTCGCCGCGCTGTCGGCCAACCGAGCGATCGAGATTCCCGGCGCGGCCAACAAGATTGGCGCGCAGGGCGCGCGTTTCCTGCCGCGGTCGGTCATCCGGCGCATCGCCGGCGTGCTCAAGTAG
- the rpoZ gene encoding DNA-directed RNA polymerase subunit omega encodes MARVTVEDCVDKIPNRFDLVLMAAQRARQISGGADLTIDRDRDKNPVVALREIAEETVRPRDLQEAVVSGLQRVQIDEEDATDELASLADSAEALRLTAAAPPRPTPSGGDYE; translated from the coding sequence ATGGCACGCGTCACCGTCGAAGATTGCGTCGACAAGATTCCCAACCGCTTCGATCTCGTCCTGATGGCCGCCCAGCGCGCCCGGCAGATCTCGGGCGGCGCCGACCTCACCATCGATCGCGACCGCGACAAGAACCCGGTCGTCGCCCTGCGCGAGATCGCCGAGGAGACCGTCCGTCCGCGCGACCTCCAGGAAGCCGTGGTCTCGGGCCTCCAGCGCGTCCAGATCGACGAGGAAGATGCGACCGACGAACTGGCGTCGCTGGCCGATTCGGCCGAGGCGCTGCGCCTCACCGCGGCCGCCCCGCCGCGCCCGACCCCGTCGGGCGGCGACTACGAATAA
- a CDS encoding winged helix-turn-helix transcriptional regulator, with product MARDAGWVKAFRDASEACPIPEAVALIGERWTCLIIRAAMLGLRHFEEFQRCLGIARNILSDRLGRLVDAQILARNPDPDDRRRVIYTLTERGETLLPVIIALRQWASNNGMGEPTHHQVADRRDRRPLAPIAVTSHDGRTLALEDLVWLGRDGEEIRLLSHAEEDLEAA from the coding sequence ATGGCGCGTGATGCCGGGTGGGTGAAAGCGTTTCGCGACGCCTCGGAGGCGTGCCCGATTCCCGAGGCGGTGGCGCTGATCGGCGAGCGCTGGACCTGCCTCATCATCCGTGCGGCGATGCTCGGCCTGCGCCACTTCGAGGAATTCCAGCGCTGCCTGGGGATTGCCCGCAACATCCTGTCCGACCGGCTCGGTCGGCTGGTCGATGCGCAGATTCTCGCGCGCAATCCCGATCCGGACGATCGCCGCCGGGTGATCTATACGCTGACCGAGCGCGGCGAAACCTTGCTGCCGGTGATCATCGCCTTGCGCCAGTGGGCGAGCAACAACGGCATGGGCGAGCCAACCCACCACCAGGTCGCGGATCGCCGCGACCGCCGTCCGCTTGCGCCGATCGCCGTTACGTCACACGACGGCCGCACGCTGGCGCTCGAGGATCTGGTCTGGCTCGGGCGCGACGGGGAGGAGATCAGGCTCCTGTCCCACGCCGAAGAGGATCTCGAAGCCGCCTGA
- a CDS encoding MFS transporter: protein MADGVARRRKVGGSALTTTHFLLLFSAMLVAAAGNTALQSVMPAIGRAIGVADFWVAIAYTWSAVLWVWLAPYWAERSDHHGRKALTLLGLGGFIVSMTLCGIVLIFGLHGWIGPLLTFVLFGLFRAIYGALGCATPSATQAYLASRTRRSARTAQLSALSSSFGLGTIVGPALAPLFVLPFVGLPGPLFAFAIIALVVFTAIQLGLPDDRGHLGRGRGAAMSYPSLASMITGASVRAATAPSRQKRLSWRDPRIRGWIVAGVTSGHAQAATLTCLGFFIIDTLKLAPLGAEQPIAIVMMAGAGGTLAAQWGIIPKLNLSPRALIVWGSVIAAAGLGITALASDLYGLVLGFGIASIGFGFTRPGFTAGASLAVPLGEQGGVAGVITSANGISYVAAPGLGMALYALDPHLPFGIAVAVVLALAWWGRRLA, encoded by the coding sequence ATGGCAGACGGAGTGGCACGGCGACGCAAGGTGGGCGGTTCCGCGCTGACCACGACCCACTTCCTTTTGCTCTTTTCCGCGATGCTGGTCGCCGCCGCGGGCAATACCGCGCTCCAGTCGGTGATGCCGGCGATCGGGCGCGCGATCGGGGTCGCCGATTTCTGGGTCGCCATCGCCTACACCTGGAGCGCGGTGCTGTGGGTCTGGCTCGCGCCCTACTGGGCCGAGCGGAGCGACCATCACGGCCGCAAGGCGCTGACCCTGCTTGGCCTCGGGGGCTTCATCGTCTCGATGACCTTGTGCGGGATCGTGCTGATCTTCGGCCTCCACGGCTGGATCGGGCCTTTGCTCACCTTCGTCCTGTTCGGGCTGTTCCGGGCGATCTACGGCGCGCTCGGCTGCGCGACCCCGAGCGCGACCCAGGCCTATCTCGCCTCGCGCACCCGGCGCTCGGCGCGAACGGCACAGCTGTCGGCGCTGTCCTCGTCCTTCGGGCTGGGGACGATCGTCGGGCCCGCGCTCGCGCCCTTGTTCGTGCTTCCCTTCGTCGGATTGCCCGGCCCGCTGTTCGCCTTCGCGATCATCGCGCTGGTCGTCTTCACCGCGATCCAGCTCGGCCTGCCCGATGATCGCGGGCACCTCGGCCGGGGGCGCGGCGCGGCAATGAGCTATCCGAGCCTCGCCTCGATGATCACCGGCGCCAGCGTCCGCGCCGCGACCGCGCCGTCACGGCAGAAGAGGCTGAGCTGGCGCGATCCGCGGATCCGCGGCTGGATCGTCGCCGGGGTGACCTCGGGCCACGCCCAGGCCGCGACGCTCACCTGCCTCGGTTTCTTCATCATCGATACGCTGAAGCTTGCGCCGCTCGGCGCCGAGCAGCCGATCGCGATCGTGATGATGGCCGGCGCCGGGGGCACGCTCGCCGCGCAATGGGGGATCATCCCCAAGCTTAACCTCAGCCCTCGCGCGCTGATCGTCTGGGGCTCGGTGATCGCCGCCGCCGGGCTCGGAATCACCGCGCTGGCGAGCGACCTTTATGGCCTGGTGCTCGGCTTCGGAATCGCCTCGATCGGCTTCGGCTTCACCCGTCCGGGCTTCACCGCCGGCGCCAGCCTCGCCGTCCCGCTCGGCGAGCAGGGCGGGGTGGCCGGGGTGATCACCTCGGCCAACGGCATTTCCTACGTCGCCGCGCCGGGGCTCGGCATGGCGCTCTATGCGCTCGACCCGCACCTGCCGTTCGGCATTGCCGTGGCGGTCGTGCTGGCGCTGGCCTGGTGGGGCCGGCGCCTCGCCTAG
- the mgtE gene encoding magnesium transporter: protein MDSEDRLRPEFVERVLDAVHDGDAETARELVAPLHPADVADLIELARADEREGLVATLAELVDADVLAELNEHVREILVSEMAPERVAEIAGELDTDDAVAIIEDLEEDEQRAVLRAMEPDDRAAIEEALTYGEETAGRLMQRDLIAVPTHWNVGQVIDYLRSEPDLADDFWEVFVVSPAHHPVGTCKLSTILRSPRATLVADIMAVEQTLIPVDMDQEDVALRFQKYALVSAAVVDSSGRLVGMITVDDIVHIIQQEAGEDVLLLAGAGEGDINEPLAPTIRRRLTWLVINLGTAILAASVVGFFQSEIAAFALLAVLMPIVSGMGGNAGTQTLAVTVRALATNQLTSSNTVRMFAREFKIALANGLSLGLLIGTGVAFLFGNTQLGLVIAAAMIINNLVAGIVGIMVPVTLERLRIDPAVSSAVFVTTATDVMGFFSFLGLAAAVGLHG from the coding sequence ATGGACTCCGAGGACCGGCTCCGTCCCGAATTCGTCGAACGGGTCCTCGATGCGGTTCACGACGGCGACGCCGAGACCGCGCGCGAGCTGGTCGCGCCGCTCCACCCCGCCGACGTCGCCGATCTCATCGAGCTCGCCCGCGCCGACGAGCGCGAGGGGCTGGTCGCGACGCTCGCCGAACTGGTCGACGCCGACGTGTTGGCCGAATTGAACGAGCACGTCCGCGAGATCCTCGTCTCCGAAATGGCGCCCGAGCGGGTCGCCGAGATCGCCGGGGAGCTCGATACCGACGACGCGGTCGCGATCATCGAGGACCTCGAGGAGGACGAGCAGCGCGCCGTGCTCCGCGCGATGGAGCCCGACGACCGGGCCGCGATCGAGGAAGCGCTTACCTATGGCGAGGAGACCGCCGGCCGCCTGATGCAGCGGGACCTGATCGCGGTCCCGACGCACTGGAATGTCGGCCAGGTGATCGATTACCTCCGCTCCGAGCCCGACCTTGCCGACGATTTCTGGGAAGTGTTCGTGGTCTCGCCCGCGCACCATCCGGTCGGAACCTGCAAGCTCTCGACCATCCTGCGCTCGCCGCGCGCGACCCTCGTCGCCGACATCATGGCGGTGGAGCAGACCCTGATCCCGGTCGACATGGACCAAGAGGACGTCGCGCTGCGCTTCCAGAAATATGCGCTGGTCTCGGCCGCGGTAGTCGATTCGAGTGGCCGGCTGGTCGGCATGATCACGGTCGACGACATCGTCCACATCATCCAGCAGGAAGCCGGCGAGGACGTGCTGCTGCTGGCCGGCGCGGGCGAGGGCGACATCAACGAGCCGCTCGCCCCGACCATCCGCCGGCGGCTGACCTGGCTGGTGATCAACCTCGGCACCGCCATCCTCGCGGCGAGCGTGGTCGGCTTCTTCCAGTCCGAGATCGCCGCCTTCGCGCTGCTCGCGGTGCTGATGCCGATCGTCTCCGGCATGGGCGGCAATGCCGGCACCCAGACGCTGGCGGTGACCGTCCGCGCGCTCGCGACCAACCAGCTGACCAGCTCGAACACCGTCCGGATGTTCGCCCGCGAATTCAAGATCGCGCTCGCCAACGGGCTCTCGCTCGGGCTGCTGATCGGCACCGGGGTCGCCTTCCTGTTCGGCAACACCCAGCTCGGCCTCGTCATCGCGGCGGCGATGATCATCAACAATCTCGTCGCGGGGATCGTCGGGATCATGGTCCCGGTGACGCTCGAGCGGCTGCGGATCGATCCCGCCGTCTCCTCGGCGGTCTTCGTCACCACCGCGACCGACGTGATGGGCTTCTTCTCGTTCCTCGGGCTTGCGGCCGCAGTTGGCCTCCACGGCTAA
- a CDS encoding peptidylprolyl isomerase: MADQPQTLTLTLSSGGDVVIRLRPDLAPGHVERIAGLAAEGFYDGVKFHRVIPGFMAQGGDPTGTGMGGSELPDLKAEFNAEPHVRGTCSMARTNQPNSANSQFFICFDDARFLDRQYTVWGNVESGMEYVDALPVGEPPREPGTIVKATVA, from the coding sequence ATGGCCGACCAGCCGCAGACCCTGACCCTTACCCTTTCGAGCGGCGGCGACGTCGTGATCCGGCTCCGCCCGGACCTCGCCCCCGGCCATGTCGAGCGCATTGCCGGCCTTGCCGCGGAGGGTTTCTACGACGGGGTCAAGTTCCACCGCGTGATCCCGGGCTTCATGGCCCAGGGCGGCGATCCGACCGGGACCGGCATGGGCGGCAGCGAGCTCCCCGACCTCAAGGCCGAATTCAACGCCGAGCCGCACGTCCGCGGCACCTGCTCGATGGCGCGCACCAACCAGCCGAACAGCGCCAACAGCCAGTTCTTCATCTGCTTCGACGACGCCCGCTTCCTCGATCGCCAGTATACCGTCTGGGGCAATGTCGAGAGCGGCATGGAATATGTCGACGCGCTCCCGGTCGGCGAGCCCCCGCGTGAGCCCGGCACCATCGTCAAGGCGACCGTCGCCTAA